The Pelecanus crispus isolate bPelCri1 chromosome 16, bPelCri1.pri, whole genome shotgun sequence sequence TGAGCATCAAACATAGTATTTAATAACTGCTCAAAGcgactttattttaaaaaactctcAAAACCCAGTTTACTAGAATTGTGAATGAGGAGAACTTAACAGTTTTGTATTAGCTGATGTAGAATAGCCACATTTTAAGAGACATCATGAATGCGGTAATTTATAATGTTATCTATTGCAAATGCATTGTTGCTTAAGCAAGTAATACACGCACCTCCCAAAGGCACAAAACGCAACCAAATAAAACCGCAGTGAAGACAAGAATTTTCATGTATGAATTTTCAAGTGTAAGCTACACTTGATatgtcaaaaaaaaattcatatataaaaaaataattacatacaAATGCCTATGCAGGATGCAGTACTATCACTAGAAAATCCCTTTTACGCCTGCTGTTTTCACAGCATGTAATTTGTACCAAGAGTCAAGTAGGGAAACTAGCAAGTGCCAGATGTTCAAGAACATTGTTAAGTTATCTGccaaatcaaaagaaataatttggtgCTTTACTACCACATTTTGACTATTTCATCAGTGCAAGAGCTCTGTATAGGCATGTTTCAAAAGTTCTCCCAACACGCAAAATACCGCAGGAATCAAAGGACCTGCAAAGGCAAACACAGTCCTCACGTGCGACTTTCCTGGACGtttgctgaaagagaagaggTTTAAAGTAGAGATGCAAACTGATTCTTCTAGGAATAGAGAATGCAGTTAACTAAGTTTTCAGCCTTTCTTGGCATAACCACAAAATATTAGGGCGTGAAACCGTGAAAGGGAAAACTGGTGGCATCAGAAAACCGGAAAGCGTGGTTTGCgtggaaagcagaaatcttCTTAGCCATACTAGCATACATTTATTACTTCTGCGATAAGCGGGAAGAAAGTTACGTCAGAATGTTTTCTGCTCACGCTGTACAGACGGCAAAAAGTTACGTTAGGATCAGTAAGATGTCAGCGTGCCGCAATCGCAAAGCTGCGCCGCTTCATCAGCGCTCGCAGTTCCGAGGCTCTGTTTTGGCAATTTCCCGCAGCCAGAAGGCAAGGGGGCAAGGGCGCAAGCGGCGCGGAGCAGCCCCCGCAGCGCAGCTCCCGGCAAgggcgcccgcagcccccgccccgcggcagGGTCCCGGCAGCCGCCGGCGGTCGCTGCAGGGGCCCCGGGAGCCaagcgcggcccggccccgctcccggctggGCGCCGCAGCCCGCAAAGACGACACGAGACCGGTTCCTGGGTAAATGGTTTATgtaagtaataaaatatttactataaCATAAATAGAAACGTACCCTCGCAGTCTACATTGGTTTTGCAATAAAGATACAAACAAAAACCGAAACCCAAGGGGATGGACCGGACCGAACCCACCAACGGGAGGGAGACAGCTCCGCGCACGGTTAGCAAATAAATAGAAACGGGCCGGGGGACGGTACCGGAGCGTCCTCCGGGCgagcccgggccgggccgtgggcgccgccgcccccgcgaGGAAGGGAATAAATTAGAGATCGCAAACCTTTGGCTACTGCTGTGCGGCCGCGAGCGGCtccggcgcgcccgcggcggGCGAATAAATAGAgcgcggggcgcggagcgggcgcGGCCGCGCCAGTCTGAGGAATAAATTAAAGCGCGCCCGCCGtcggggccgcggcggcggggccgggcagtCACTGCACGGCGCCGGGCAGCGCGTGGTGCAGCGGCGACGTGTCCGCCTGTGCGTAAACGTCCTCCATGGGCGGGTGCGGGACCCCGGCCGGCGTCATGCGCTTCTCCTTCTGCCGCCGGTTGCAGAACCAGACCCGCAccacctccttctccagctgcagggagtccGCCAGGGAGGTGATCTCGTGCGCCGAGGGCTTGGGGCACTTGAGGAAGTGGTTCTCCAGGGCGCCCTTGACGCCCACCTCGATGGAGGTGCGCTTCTTGCGCTTCCGGCCCTGCGCCGCGATCTTGTCCAGGTTGGTGGGGCTGCCCGTGCTGGAGTCCGTCTCCTCCAGCCACTTGTTGAGCAGCGGCTTCAGCTTGCACATGTTCTTGAAGCTCAGCTGCAGCGCCTCGAACCGGCAGATGGTGGTCTGCGAGAAGACGTTCCCGTAGAGGGTGCCCAGCGCCAGCCCCACGTCGGCCTGCGTGAAGCCCAGCTTGATCCGCCGctgcttgaactgcttggcgAACTGCTCCAGGTCGTCGGAGCTGGGCGCGTCCTCGTCCGACGGCTCGGGCGGCcccagcggcggcggcgaggccgCCAGCTCGTGGGCGCCCGCCTCCTCGGCGCCCAGCGGGTCGCGCAGCCCGTGGTGCAGCGCGGGCGCCGGCGGGCCCAGCATCCCGTTGAGGCCGGCGTAGGGCTGCGCGTAGAGCAGCGGCTGCCCCGACGGCGGCGACATAGGCGGCAGGTGGTGcgcgccgccctgcgcccagccgcccgccgcgccgcccgccgccggctggTGCACCAGGTGCGGGCGGTGGtggaaggcggcggcggcggccgacAGCTCCTcgcggggccccggcgggccGCCCTTGGCGTGCTCGGCGGGCGGGAGGtgcgcgcccccgccgcccccgccgctgccccagTCCGTGCCGGCGCTGGGCAGCCACTGGTGGTGCGCCAGCCCGACGGCgtgcccggcggcgggggccagCCCCTGCAGGTACTCGTGGTGCATCATCTTCTGCACCTCGCGGTACGTGGTGCCCTGGTGCAGCCGGTCCCCGTCGGGGTGCATCAGCGCGGCGCTGCGCGGCAGGTACTGCGCCGTGGCGGCCATGGCCGTctgcgccgcgccgcgccgcgccgcgcttTAGAGCCGCGCGCCGGGGCGCCGGGCCGCcgcgcgccggccccgcccccgcgccccattggcccgcccgccggcggcggcggcccgcgcCGCTCCGCCATAGGGCGCCGCCGGCGCGGGGCGCcgccccgcgctccccgccgccattggccggcggcgggcggccgctGCCGCGGGATTGGCCGGCGGAGGCGCTCGGCGGGGGAGCCCGCGTgcgcccgccggcggggcggccgctgaTTGGAGGAGGGCGGTTCATTCATGCCGAGCCGCGATCGGCCACGTGGGCCGGCCGCGAGCGCGGaggcgcggggctggggcgccGGCGGGCTCGGGGGCACGTGCCTtggcgcggcgggcggccccggcggcccggcccgaCCCGAcccggcccggcctggcccgACCCGACCCGACCCGACCCGGCCCGCTGCCGCGCAGCACCGACGGCCCAGCGGGACCGCGCAGCTCAGCCCGGCACCACGCTGCGCCCGCGGCGCGGCACGGCCTGGTCCGGCCGCAGAGGCGCCAATGGCCCGGCACGGTCCAGAGCAGCGCGCCGCAGAGCCTGCCCACCGGCGCGGGGCTCTGCCTCCTGGGCTCGGTGGAGCAGGACCTGCAAGGCAGCGGGCAGGTCTCTGTGGGCGTCTCGTCCCCTCTGCCCTGTGCTTTTGGGCTGCTGCAAAGCGGGTGGGGAAGGCAGCCTCCGGCAGCTGCTGCGCAGGGGCAGCCGCTGGTCCCGCACCAGTGAACCCTGCAGTAATCGAGAGCTGCTCAGACATTAAAAAGCCCCGATTTACTTTTTCAGTAAAACTCAGCCCCTGGACCCTGGGAAGGTGGGAGCTCCTTCCTACGGGGGTAGGATAAAGTACCGAGGGCCAAGAAACAAGGATCTGAGCTCGTTTGGGCGTCACGGGAAATGTGGGTCTTGGAAGCAGCCTCAGAGGCAAGTCTCTGAGCCGGTTTGAGTGTTGGCACAGGATAAAGGGTGGAGGAGTTTGTGGGAAAAGACAACGACAACAAGCAACGGACGTgtctggcagtgctgggagaggggcaAGGGACACCTTAATTAACCCAGCTCTAGACTTCATTTGGGGCTTGAGGCCCAAAGTGAATCAGGATGGGCACCAGGAACATtaatcacttctgaaaattaatcttCACCTCTGTGCTCCCATTTTACAAATGGGAGTAGAGACAGTGACCTTTGCCAAGGGCTTGGGTGAACAATGAACCATCAGATCAATATGCGTACGAGTGTAACATGTCAATGGCTGCACACAGATGCCCCGTTCTCTCCCAGTAGAGAGGAGATGCCTGGGCAGGGTGGCTCTCCACTGTTAAGGACATcaactgctgctttctgaaaggCTTTTCCTGAGAAGGTGTGCCATATCCCTTCCCTCTGCGTTGAAGGCACCTTGACATTCCAGTGCACCAAAGCCCTGATTTGGACTCAGGTGACTCCAGCTCTATGTGCTGCGAGCCAATGTTGGCTTCTGGGCttgggggggctgagcagggctgctgcaaccaccccaTGCCAGCAAGTTTGCAGCACAGTGCACTGCCCGGTGTGAACCCCTACTGCCCACCTCTCGCCGGTGTGATGACAGCCCTGCGGGCTGTGGTGAATCAAGCCCCCGGTGCTGCCCGCACCCACCAAGGTGCCTGCCCTGTGATCACTCTGATTTGGCATGCGCTGGACCCCTCTCCCGgttgctccagctcctgcagctgctggtcgGGTGGGATCACACCGGGCTGGAGAGgtccatctcctcctccaagCTTGCCGCAGGCAGGGTGACAACACCCAacccagcaggagctgctcctgccctttAGCAGCTGAGGACCAAACCGTCAGCAGCAGGATCAGTGCCTGCCCATTGCAAGGGCTCAGGCATCACATCAGGGGActgggggagctgctggccctggTTTCGCTGAATCACGGAATGAACAGCTATGAGAGTGACATTCCGTACTGCTGGCAGGCTCAGTTTTGCACTGTCCTTGCCAAAACTGACAAGTTTGGGATTGAACATGTGCATTTTTGGCTGTGGAATGATGGTTCCTTTCACTGAACCCAGTATCTCTTTTCAGGTGTATAGCCCTAGAAAGAGGCTGGACTTTGCAGGAGAGATGGGTTTCATAGATCATGGAACATATTTCATTAGGACAataatggtcttttttttttttttcccgaggAATCCTTTGCAAACACTGCATATGTTTGTAATGAATATAACCCTTTCAGAGATTCAGTGACATGCTGTAAAATATCATACTTGGTTAAgcattttctgtatatttttttctgacctaGACTCATATTCATGTCAACTCTCCATGATGCAGTGCCATAATATTCAAATTTCTGGTAGCCAATTGCTTTTGATATTTATATCCATTTTTAAGGGAATCACAATGAATAAATGTGACCAGCTCTAACTTTATGCAAAATAAGTCATGTGTAAATCAGTAAATCATTAATAGAAATGAATCATTTCCAAAGGCTGAGGACTGGATCGCGTTTCAAACTTGTATctgtttttgtatttcagaagtcACCGCAAGAGAAAACACATTGTGTGTGACAACTTAGGTCCCCATCACAGACCGTTTACACAGTAGTATTGGTTTACGCTTGATCAAATAATCTTTTCAAACCAAGGCATTGTGCACAGATTGTGCTCTGGGTTTGTTTCGCTTAATAAAAGTTGAATTTAAAGACTGGAAACAGCAAAGAacagaggaagatgaaaaattCCCATTTAACACCTTCCCCAGCAACTCCAGCTCCAGAAGTGAGAGCCAGGTGGCAAAGTATCTCTTCTGTAAAACAACGTGAAGgaggcaaaagcaaaggagaCTGCTGACCCTAAGTAAAGCGGACAGGAAGGGTTAAGATATGCCCGTATAAGCCCTAACTTCAAGAGCTGGATGTGTATATTGGTGTTCCTGGTGTCCCTGTCTCCACTGAGGTGTGCTACTGAGGAGGTGTGCTGTTTGAAAGGCCCTGTCAATATTTCAGTATGTTGaaagcatcttttcctttttaaaattatttttattatatgtattattatttttacatagcTTTTCCAGAGCTGTATCATCCAGCAAATCCCTGTAGGAGGGTGTCCAGGTTTCCTAGCAAAAGCTAGTTCCTTCATTATGCCTTAGCAGGAATATTGGCATGCAGTCCATTCCCTCTTCAAGGAATAAACAACCCCATGGGCAATGTTCGATATGATTCATTCTCTGTGTGACTGTGACAGCATCAAAACCTGCCTAATGCAGCTGGATCTGAGGCTGGTGGGAGGACTGAAATAACGAGGCAAGCTCGGCAAGCAGGAAAGTGGAGCCTGAACCGCTGTGCACGGCAAGGGGGATGCTGGCTATGCAGCGCATGCTGTGCTCCCCTGCCCGGGTCCACGTAACAGGGACGCTCAGGCTTGCTGTCGCTTGGGGATGATCTGCGACAAGGGGCCGCATCGTGTCAGGACATCACAGCTGGAAGCCTGTCTCAAAGGAGCTGGAGGAGTCCTCCCCATCAGTTTTCTGCTGGACATAACAGGCATGCCAGTTCCCCTTTCACTTCCCTCCCAGTTTAGGTTCAGCTCCTGTGCGTAATGCCAAAAGGATCTGCAACACGTGACATTGCAGTGCCATCAGGTGTAGTAGGAGAATCCATGCACTGGAGCGGGAAGGGCTCAGAGGAGAGGAATCCCTCCAGCCTCCAGTTTTATTGGGGTAGAACAGCACCAGCTTTCTCTTTCGCACTGGTACAGACTGGAAGGCTGTTCTGGAGTTACACTGCATAACGACATATTTACTAACACCCTGTGAAGTGAGCATGCAGCATCACATCCTCACTTACTGGACAAATCCCATCTGACCCAGTGAATTCAAATGTGTTGCAGGGGCTTTAACCTGGCCTGGGCTTaggtctgctttctcttctAAGGGAAAACAACAAAGACATTGCTG is a genomic window containing:
- the POU3F1 gene encoding POU domain, class 3, transcription factor 1; the encoded protein is MAATAQYLPRSAALMHPDGDRLHQGTTYREVQKMMHHEYLQGLAPAAGHAVGLAHHQWLPSAGTDWGSGGGGGGAHLPPAEHAKGGPPGPREELSAAAAAFHHRPHLVHQPAAGGAAGGWAQGGAHHLPPMSPPSGQPLLYAQPYAGLNGMLGPPAPALHHGLRDPLGAEEAGAHELAASPPPLGPPEPSDEDAPSSDDLEQFAKQFKQRRIKLGFTQADVGLALGTLYGNVFSQTTICRFEALQLSFKNMCKLKPLLNKWLEETDSSTGSPTNLDKIAAQGRKRKKRTSIEVGVKGALENHFLKCPKPSAHEITSLADSLQLEKEVVRVWFCNRRQKEKRMTPAGVPHPPMEDVYAQADTSPLHHALPGAVQ